A window from Nycticebus coucang isolate mNycCou1 chromosome X, mNycCou1.pri, whole genome shotgun sequence encodes these proteins:
- the LOC128578545 gene encoding 40S ribosomal protein S2-like, whose protein sequence is MADDAGAAGGPGGPGGPGMGGRGGFRGGFGSGIRGQGRGRGRGWGRGRGARGGKAEDKEWMPVTKLGRLVKYMKIKSLEEIYLFSLPIKESEIIDFFLGASLKDEVLKIMPVQKQTRAGQRTRFKAFVAIGDYNGHVGLGVKCSKEVATAIRGAIILAKLSIVPVRRGYWGNKIGKPHTVPCKVTGRCGSVLVRLIPAPRGTGIVSAPVPKKLLMMAGIDDCYTSARGCTATLGNFAKATFDAISKTYSYLTPDLWKETVFTKSPYQEFTDHLVKTHTRVSVQRTQAPAVATT, encoded by the coding sequence ATGGCGGATGACGCCGGTGCAGCGGGAGGGCCTGGAGGCCCCGGGGGCCCTGGAATGGGAGGCCGTGGTGGTTTCCGTGGAGGCTTCGGCAGCGGCATCCGTGGCCAGGGTCGCGGCCGGGGTCGGGGCTGGGGCCGAGGCCGCGGAGCTCGCGGAGGCAAGGCCGAGGACAAAGAGTGGATGCCCGTCACCAAGCTGGGCCGCCTGGTCAAGTACATGAAGATCAAATCCCTGGAGGAGAtatatcttttctctctgcccATTAAGGAATCTGAGATCATTGATTTTTTCTTGGGGGCATCTCTCAAGGATGAAGTTTTGAAGATTATGCCAGTGCAAAAACAGACCCGCGCTGGTCAGCGGACCAGGTTCAAGGCGTTTGTTGCTATTGGGGACTACAATGGTCATGTTGGTCTGGGTGTTAAGTGTTCCAAGGAAGTAGCCACTGCCATCCGAGGTGCCATCATCCTGGCCAAGCTCTCTATTGTCCCAGTGCGGAGAGGCTACTGGGGGAATAAGATTGGCAAGCCTCACACTGTTCCTTGCAAGGTGACAGGCCGCTGTGGCTCTGTGCTGGTACGTCTCATCCCTGCTCCTAGAGGAACTGGCATTGTCTCAGCGCCTGTGCCTAAGAAGCTGCTAATGATGGCTGGGATTGATGACTGCTACACTTCGGCCAGGGGCTGCACTGCCACCCTGGGCAACTTTGCCAAGGCCACTTTTGATGCCATTTCCAAGACCTACAGCTATCTCACTCCTGATCTCTGGAAAGAGACAGTGTTCACCAAGTCTCCTTACCAAGAATTCACTGACCATCTTGTCAAGACCCACACCAGAGTCTCTGTGCAGAGGACCCAGGCTCCAGCTGTGGCTACAACATAG